A DNA window from Streptomyces canus contains the following coding sequences:
- a CDS encoding SfnB family sulfur acquisition oxidoreductase: MTAHVIADDAEALAVAASLAAEFRAGASTRDAERRLPREELDRLSASGLLAVTVPAEHGGADVSSSTLAEIFRLLASADGSLSQIPQSHFAYVNVIRRQGTEEQRKFFFAELLAGRRFGNAQSEAGTKHVQDIRTRLHPGPAGSYVLDGVKHYSTGALFADWIPVLARAEDDKLHVAYVPSNAPGLTVIDDWDGLGQRTTASGTVRLEGVEVPADRVLPHHLTFEGPQLHGAVAQLLHAAIDAGIAGGALAEAVEFVRTKSRPWFESGVETAAEDPLLIQRFGELAIQVRASEALLREAARAVEAARADLTDDSAAEASIAVAAAKVSAAQAAVEVASALFEVSGTRSALNSLNLHRHWRDARTHTLHDPSRWKIQHIGRYVLNGTRPPRHGLL; encoded by the coding sequence ATGACCGCCCATGTGATCGCCGACGACGCGGAGGCCCTCGCGGTCGCCGCGTCACTTGCCGCGGAGTTCCGCGCGGGCGCCTCCACCAGGGACGCCGAACGCAGGCTGCCGCGCGAGGAGTTGGACCGGCTCTCCGCCTCCGGGCTGCTCGCCGTCACCGTCCCCGCAGAGCACGGGGGAGCGGACGTGAGCTCCTCCACCCTCGCCGAGATCTTCCGGCTGCTCGCCTCCGCCGACGGAAGCCTTTCCCAGATCCCGCAGAGCCACTTCGCCTACGTCAATGTGATCCGCCGTCAGGGCACCGAGGAACAGCGGAAGTTCTTCTTCGCCGAGCTGCTCGCCGGCCGCCGCTTCGGCAACGCCCAGTCCGAGGCCGGAACCAAGCACGTCCAGGACATCCGTACCCGCCTGCACCCCGGGCCGGCCGGCTCGTACGTCCTCGACGGCGTGAAGCATTACTCCACCGGTGCCCTGTTCGCCGACTGGATCCCCGTGCTGGCCCGCGCCGAGGACGACAAACTGCACGTCGCCTACGTCCCCAGCAACGCTCCCGGCCTCACGGTGATCGACGACTGGGACGGACTCGGCCAGCGTACGACGGCCAGCGGCACCGTCCGCCTCGAAGGCGTCGAGGTCCCGGCCGACCGGGTCCTGCCCCACCACCTCACCTTCGAGGGCCCTCAACTCCACGGAGCCGTCGCCCAGTTGCTGCACGCCGCCATCGACGCCGGGATCGCCGGGGGAGCGCTTGCGGAGGCAGTGGAGTTCGTCCGGACGAAGAGCCGTCCGTGGTTCGAGAGCGGTGTCGAGACCGCCGCCGAGGACCCCCTGCTGATCCAGCGCTTCGGCGAACTGGCCATCCAGGTGCGGGCGTCCGAGGCCCTGCTCCGGGAAGCCGCCCGTGCCGTGGAAGCAGCCCGGGCCGATCTCACCGACGACTCGGCGGCCGAGGCGTCCATCGCCGTGGCCGCGGCCAAGGTGTCGGCGGCGCAGGCCGCGGTCGAGGTCGCGAGCGCCCTGTTCGAGGTGTCCGGCACCCGCTCGGCACTCAACTCCCTGAATCTGCACCGGCATTGGCGCGACGCCCGCACCCACACCCTGCACGACCCGAGCCGCTGGAAGATCCAGCACATCGGAAGGTACGTGCTCAACGGCACCCGGCCACCCCGCCACGGCCTCCTCTGA